A genomic segment from Nicotiana sylvestris chromosome 1, ASM39365v2, whole genome shotgun sequence encodes:
- the LOC138872546 gene encoding uncharacterized protein yields MKTQALADHLAENPVDEEYEPLKSYFPDAEVMHIDELEQIAKPRWKLFFDGAANMKCVGIGACLQDLCQRFQSIEFRHIPRIHNEVADALATLASMLHHPDKAYIDPLQIQIHDQHAYCNVVEEELDGEPWFHNIKEYIRLGVYLVQATGDQKRTIRRLASSFFFSGGVLYKRTPDLRLLRCIDVGQATAIMTEVHSGVCGPHMSGGKKISVVPENSSAGERQAPDRFDV; encoded by the exons ATGAAAacacaagcattggccgaccatttggctgagaatcctgtggatgaagaatacgaacctttgaagtcCTATTTCCCTGATgcagaggtaatgcacattgatgaattggaacagatTGCAAAGCcaagatggaaacttttctttgatggggctgctaacatgaaatgcgttgggataggagcg TGCTTGCaagatctttgtcaacggttccaatcaatagagttcaggcatattccaaggattcacaatgaggtcgctgatgctttggctactctagcgtcaatgttgcaccatcctgATAAGGCTTATATAGATCCTTTACAGATTCAGAtccacgatcagcatgcttactgtaatgtggtggaagaagagctcgatggggaacCTTGGTTTCacaatatcaaggaatatatcaggctGGGGGTGTAtctagtacaagccacaggtgatcaaaagagaacaattaggcggttggcaagcagttttttcttcagcggaggggttctgtacaaaaggactccagacctTAGGCTACTAAGATGCATAGATGTTGGGCAGGCTACAgctattatgaccgaagtacattctggagtctgtggaccgcacatgagtgg gggcaagaaaaTTTCGGTTGTTCCGGAGAACTCCTCCGCaggggaaaggcaagcaccagacaggtttgatgtttga